A single Klebsiella variicola DNA region contains:
- a CDS encoding TIGR04028 family ABC transporter substrate-binding protein, which yields MHRHFRLPALAALFLSGAFSVWAADTPVKGGTLIYLEQQPHTNLYPPAGGFYPNGGILNQITDKLTWQNPKTLEIEPWIAESWTSNADKTEYTFHLRKGVTFSDGTPLDAAAVAKNFDTYGLGDKAHRLPVSEVINNYQRSEVIDPLTVKFYFNKPSPGFLQGTATIGSGLVSLSTLQRNFEELGDARHIIGSGPFVVQDEKPGRELTLVARKDYQWGPKNSAQQGPANLDGITYIVTPEDSVRIGALLAGQAGFIRQVQAYDEKQATDQGFKVYAAPTRGVNDSLSFRPDNPLVADLRVRQALLHATNAKQVVETLFSANYPQATSVLASSAAGYVNLSDKLTFDQAKARQLLDDAGWKPDADGIRSKDGQRLALTVYESLPQPQNKEVLQLIAQQWRQVGVALTVKAGDAGSRTLDNLDPQKTPLTVSEVGRADPDVVKSMFFPNNRDALLQKGGSSDKVQHFRDDKLNDLLTGISAAVEPQQRLQLTGDAQRYLIDNAYVIPIFEEPQVFAGAPWVKGVSFEAVGRPSFYGAWLDKH from the coding sequence ATGCATCGTCATTTTCGCCTGCCCGCGCTGGCCGCCCTGTTTCTCTCCGGCGCCTTTTCCGTCTGGGCCGCCGACACGCCGGTTAAAGGCGGCACCTTAATTTATCTGGAGCAGCAACCGCACACCAATCTCTATCCGCCCGCCGGCGGCTTTTATCCGAATGGCGGTATTCTCAATCAGATAACCGACAAGCTCACCTGGCAGAACCCGAAAACGCTGGAGATTGAGCCGTGGATTGCCGAGAGCTGGACCAGCAATGCCGATAAAACCGAGTACACTTTCCACCTGCGCAAAGGGGTCACCTTCTCGGACGGCACGCCGCTTGACGCCGCCGCCGTGGCCAAAAACTTCGACACCTATGGTCTGGGAGATAAAGCCCATCGCCTGCCCGTCTCGGAGGTCATCAATAACTACCAGCGCAGCGAAGTGATCGACCCGCTGACGGTGAAATTTTACTTCAACAAACCGTCGCCGGGCTTCCTGCAGGGAACCGCCACCATCGGCTCCGGTCTGGTATCACTCAGCACCCTGCAGCGCAATTTTGAAGAGCTGGGCGATGCCCGGCATATTATCGGCTCCGGGCCCTTTGTGGTGCAGGATGAAAAGCCAGGCCGCGAGCTGACGCTGGTGGCGCGCAAGGACTATCAGTGGGGGCCGAAAAACAGTGCCCAGCAGGGGCCCGCTAACCTCGACGGCATCACCTATATTGTGACCCCGGAAGACAGCGTGCGCATCGGCGCGCTGCTGGCGGGTCAGGCGGGCTTTATTCGCCAGGTGCAGGCCTACGATGAAAAGCAGGCGACCGATCAGGGATTTAAGGTCTACGCCGCCCCTACCCGCGGGGTCAACGACAGCCTGAGCTTCCGCCCGGATAACCCACTGGTCGCCGACCTGCGGGTGCGCCAGGCCCTGCTCCATGCCACCAACGCCAAACAGGTGGTGGAGACGCTATTCTCCGCTAACTACCCGCAAGCGACCTCCGTACTGGCCAGCTCCGCCGCCGGCTATGTCAATCTGAGCGATAAACTGACCTTCGACCAGGCCAAAGCCCGACAGTTGCTGGACGACGCCGGCTGGAAGCCCGACGCCGACGGTATTCGCAGTAAAGACGGCCAACGGCTGGCGCTGACGGTATATGAATCGCTGCCGCAGCCGCAGAATAAGGAAGTGCTGCAGCTGATCGCCCAGCAGTGGCGCCAGGTGGGTGTGGCGTTGACCGTCAAAGCCGGGGATGCCGGTAGCCGTACGCTGGACAATCTTGACCCGCAGAAAACCCCGCTCACCGTCTCAGAAGTGGGCCGCGCCGACCCGGATGTGGTGAAAAGTATGTTCTTCCCCAACAACCGCGATGCGCTGCTGCAGAAAGGCGGCTCCAGCGATAAAGTGCAGCACTTCCGCGATGATAAGCTGAATGACCTGCTGACCGGCATCTCCGCGGCGGTAGAGCCGCAGCAGCGCTTGCAGTTAACCGGTGACGCCCAGCGCTATCTGATCGATAACGCCTATGTGATCCCCATTTTCGAAGAGCCGCAGGTGTTCGCCGGCGCGCCGTGGGTCAAAGGCGTCAGCTTCGAGGCCGTCGGTCGTCCGTCGTTCTATGGCGCGTGGCTGGACAAGCACTAA
- the adhP gene encoding alcohol dehydrogenase AdhP, with the protein MKAAVVTHDHQVNVTEKTLRPLEYGEALLKMECCGVCHTDLHVKNGDFGDKTGVILGHEGIGVVQKVGPGVTSLKPGDRASVAWFFEGCGHCDYCNSGNETLCRSVKNAGYTVDGGMAEECIVTANYAVKVPDGLDSAAASSITCAGVTTYKAVKVSHIKPGQWIAIYGLGGLGNLALQYAKNVFNAKVIAIDVNDGQLELAASMGADLTINSRNEDAAKVIQEKTGGAHAAVVTAVAKAAFNSAVDAVRAGGRVVAVGLPPEAMSLDIPRLVLDGIEVVGSLVGTRQDLVEAFQFAAEGKVVPKVTLRPLEDINAIFKEMEQGQIRGRMVIDLRS; encoded by the coding sequence ATGAAGGCTGCTGTTGTTACCCACGACCATCAGGTTAACGTCACGGAAAAAACGCTGCGCCCGCTGGAATACGGTGAAGCGTTGTTGAAAATGGAATGCTGCGGCGTGTGTCATACGGACCTGCACGTGAAAAACGGCGATTTTGGCGATAAAACCGGCGTCATTCTCGGCCATGAAGGGATCGGGGTGGTGCAAAAAGTCGGACCGGGCGTCACCTCCCTGAAGCCAGGCGATCGCGCCAGCGTAGCGTGGTTCTTCGAAGGCTGCGGCCACTGCGATTACTGTAACAGCGGCAATGAGACGCTGTGCCGCTCGGTGAAAAACGCCGGCTATACCGTCGACGGCGGCATGGCGGAAGAGTGCATCGTCACCGCCAACTACGCGGTAAAAGTCCCGGACGGCCTCGACTCCGCCGCCGCCAGCAGTATCACCTGCGCGGGCGTCACTACCTACAAAGCGGTCAAGGTCTCTCACATCAAACCGGGTCAGTGGATCGCTATCTACGGTCTCGGCGGGCTGGGCAACCTGGCGCTGCAGTATGCGAAAAATGTCTTTAACGCCAAAGTGATCGCTATCGACGTCAACGACGGGCAGCTGGAGCTGGCGGCCTCGATGGGCGCCGATCTGACCATCAACTCCCGTAATGAAGATGCGGCGAAAGTGATTCAGGAAAAAACCGGCGGCGCGCATGCTGCCGTGGTGACCGCGGTAGCTAAAGCGGCCTTTAACTCGGCGGTGGATGCCGTTCGTGCCGGTGGCCGCGTGGTCGCGGTGGGCCTGCCGCCGGAGGCGATGAGCCTCGATATTCCACGTCTGGTGCTCGACGGCATCGAGGTGGTCGGTTCTCTGGTCGGTACTCGTCAGGATCTGGTGGAAGCCTTCCAGTTTGCCGCCGAAGGCAAAGTGGTGCCGAAAGTCACCCTGCGCCCGCTGGAAGATATCAACGCCATCTTTAAAGAGATGGAGCAGGGTCAGATCCGCGGCCGTATGGTTATCGACCTGCGCAGCTAA
- a CDS encoding ABC transporter permease has protein sequence MSLVDYAIAVRRRPEWRRVRLQPGLWLAWAVMITALLMALAPQWFTSANPLEGIPGAQRLAPQAHYWLGTDQLGRDLWTRVVYGAVHSLSAALIAVAIGLVVGTALGTLAGALTGRVESTIMRLVDVLLAIPSLLLQLTVIILLGFGTVNAAVAVGVAAIASFARLARAEVVRVRHSDYVEAARGSGGTFFAVFWRHILPNSLTAVLAFATLQFGQAMLALATLSFLGYGTPPPVPEWGLLIAEGRNYLSTAWWLTTFPGLAVVAVVLAANRLSRQWSGVRP, from the coding sequence ATGAGCCTGGTCGATTATGCCATCGCGGTTCGCCGCCGCCCGGAATGGCGCAGGGTGCGTCTGCAGCCTGGCCTGTGGCTGGCGTGGGCGGTGATGATCACTGCGCTGTTAATGGCCCTCGCCCCGCAGTGGTTTACCTCCGCTAACCCGCTGGAAGGGATCCCCGGCGCTCAGCGCCTGGCGCCGCAAGCGCACTACTGGCTGGGTACCGACCAGCTGGGGCGCGACCTGTGGACGCGGGTGGTTTACGGCGCGGTACATTCCCTGTCGGCGGCGCTGATCGCCGTCGCCATCGGCCTGGTGGTAGGTACCGCCCTTGGTACGCTCGCCGGGGCGCTGACCGGACGCGTTGAATCCACGATCATGCGCCTGGTCGATGTCCTGCTGGCCATCCCCTCCCTGCTGCTGCAGCTCACGGTAATTATTCTGCTTGGTTTCGGCACGGTGAATGCGGCGGTGGCGGTTGGCGTGGCGGCTATCGCCAGCTTCGCACGCCTGGCGCGGGCGGAGGTCGTGCGCGTGCGCCACAGCGATTACGTCGAGGCGGCCCGGGGCAGCGGCGGCACCTTTTTCGCCGTCTTCTGGCGCCATATTCTGCCCAACTCGCTCACTGCGGTGCTTGCTTTCGCGACGCTGCAGTTCGGACAGGCGATGTTGGCCCTGGCCACCCTCAGCTTCCTCGGCTACGGCACCCCGCCGCCGGTCCCGGAGTGGGGATTATTGATCGCCGAAGGTCGCAACTACCTGTCGACCGCCTGGTGGCTGACCACCTTCCCCGGCCTCGCCGTGGTCGCCGTGGTCCTTGCCGCCAATCGTCTTAGCCGCCAGTGGAGTGGAGTACGCCCATGA
- a CDS encoding inorganic diphosphatase, translating into MHLVKTILTAGLFLSAAAQAQNVLEFPQPENNPEEFYAVTEIPAGGIIKYETDAKTGFIIADRFQSMPVAYPANYGSLTQSLAGDGDPLDVVFYTRAPMAPGTLIKLRPIGVLKMIDGGEKDDKIIAVPASKIDPTYDDIKTITDLPKIEQQRLEAFFRVYKELPEGRKKVELAGFNDAAAAKQEIKSAWEAWKAKNPQ; encoded by the coding sequence ATGCATCTGGTAAAAACCATCCTCACTGCCGGTCTGTTTCTGTCCGCCGCCGCGCAGGCGCAGAACGTACTGGAATTCCCCCAGCCGGAAAACAACCCGGAAGAATTTTACGCCGTCACCGAGATCCCGGCAGGGGGCATCATTAAGTATGAAACCGACGCCAAAACGGGGTTTATCATCGCCGACCGCTTTCAGTCGATGCCGGTGGCTTACCCGGCGAACTACGGCTCGCTGACCCAGTCGCTGGCCGGAGATGGGGACCCGCTGGACGTGGTGTTTTACACTCGCGCGCCGATGGCGCCGGGTACACTGATTAAGCTGCGGCCGATCGGTGTCCTTAAGATGATAGACGGCGGTGAGAAAGACGACAAAATCATCGCCGTGCCGGCCAGTAAAATTGACCCAACCTATGACGACATCAAGACCATCACCGATCTGCCAAAAATCGAGCAGCAGCGGCTGGAGGCCTTCTTCCGGGTCTATAAAGAACTGCCGGAGGGGCGTAAAAAGGTTGAGCTGGCCGGTTTTAACGATGCCGCCGCTGCGAAGCAGGAGATCAAATCGGCCTGGGAAGCCTGGAAAGCGAAGAACCCGCAATAA
- a CDS encoding ABC transporter permease: MSAYLLRRFGQGLLVLWAAFTLTFFLLQVLPGDAVLIKFQNPDLGLSPAQIADMRLAYGADSPLWRQYLHTLLAMLHGDFGYSLQAGLPVSSLLASNLPDTLSLALPAFLLAVALAFALAFASRLPGLRWLSNLLQSLPVLFISLPTFWLGIALIQLFSFQLRWIPVINPGPLEGLILPVIAVALPISAPLAQILMRSMDQVAVQPFVAVARAKGMSETGVLWHHVMGNALLPALNIAGLLLGELIAGALITETVFGRSGLGQLTQQAVNNQDIAVLQAVVMISALGFVLINLLVDLVMPRLDPRLHLQAGGAK, encoded by the coding sequence ATGAGCGCTTATCTTCTGCGACGGTTCGGCCAGGGGCTGCTGGTCCTGTGGGCGGCATTTACCCTCACTTTTTTCCTGCTGCAGGTGCTGCCGGGAGATGCGGTGCTGATCAAGTTTCAGAATCCGGATCTTGGCCTGAGCCCGGCGCAAATCGCCGACATGCGACTGGCCTACGGCGCTGACAGCCCGCTGTGGCGCCAGTACCTGCACACGCTGCTGGCGATGCTGCACGGCGACTTCGGCTATTCCCTGCAGGCGGGTCTGCCGGTCAGCAGTCTGCTTGCCAGCAACCTGCCGGATACCTTAAGCCTCGCGCTGCCGGCCTTTCTGCTGGCCGTGGCGCTGGCTTTCGCCCTCGCCTTCGCCTCGCGTCTGCCGGGGCTGCGCTGGCTGAGTAACCTCCTGCAGTCGCTGCCGGTGCTGTTTATCTCTCTGCCGACTTTTTGGCTGGGTATCGCCCTGATCCAGCTCTTCTCGTTTCAGCTGCGCTGGATCCCGGTGATCAACCCCGGCCCACTGGAAGGGCTGATTTTACCGGTTATCGCCGTCGCGCTGCCCATTTCGGCCCCGCTGGCGCAGATCCTGATGCGCAGCATGGATCAGGTGGCGGTTCAGCCCTTCGTCGCGGTCGCCCGCGCCAAGGGAATGAGCGAGACCGGCGTCCTCTGGCACCATGTGATGGGTAATGCCCTGCTGCCGGCGCTGAATATTGCCGGGCTGCTGCTGGGCGAGCTGATTGCCGGGGCGCTGATCACTGAGACCGTCTTCGGCCGCAGCGGCCTCGGCCAACTGACCCAGCAGGCGGTCAATAACCAGGATATCGCCGTGCTGCAGGCAGTGGTGATGATCTCCGCCCTCGGTTTCGTCCTGATAAACCTGCTTGTCGACCTGGTCATGCCGCGACTGGATCCCCGACTCCATTTACAGGCCGGAGGTGCGAAATGA